Proteins encoded in a region of the Xylocopa sonorina isolate GNS202 chromosome 1, iyXylSono1_principal, whole genome shotgun sequence genome:
- the LOC143430624 gene encoding odorant receptor 13a-like isoform X3 translates to MSILEKNLDAAMESVPVVVTLVVCMIKLLNHKINKDKFDTLFDLMKEEWDLLNHKYQVHILHTTTKQGNMLAEAYRTTLLSFLVIFLLLPLFPLFFDVILPLNETRQRYQMFRLKYFVNEDQYFFSIYFHSIWCSFVVVIIIVSIDSLYMLIVHHACGLFALCGYQIEKAMKCNDANVNGISIESFRRCAVMHNKALQFYQIIDDSSRLSYFFQVLFNMIGITVTAVQTVMYLHRPEEALRIAVFLVAQQFHLLVITLPGQVLVDQSLQFANDIYDSTWYQMPRNIQKVLHTMQLRSTRACKLTAGGLYEMNIENFGVTFKTCMSYFTMLLSLKD, encoded by the exons ATGTCAATACTCGAAAAAAACTTAGATGCCGCGATGGAAAGTGTACCTGTAGTGGTTACGTTAGTAGTTTGTATGATAAAATTGTTAAATCACAAGATCAACAAAGATAAA TTTGATACATTGTTCGATCTTATGAAAGAGGAATGGGATTTATTAAATCATAAATATCAAGTACATATTCTCCATACAACGACCAAACAAGGAAACATGTTGGCTGAAGCATATAGAA CTACTTTGTTATCATTTTTGGTAATATTCTTATTGCTTCCATTATTCCCTCTGTTTTTTGATGTTATTTTACCACTCAATGAAACTCGTCAACGGTATCAGATGTTTAGATTGAAATATTTTGTAAACGAGGACCAGTATTTCTTCTCCATATATTTTCATTCAATTTGGTGTTCATTTGTCGTCGTGATAATCATAGTTAGTATAGATTCGTTATACATGCTTATTGTCCACCACGCCTGCGGTTTATTCGCCTTATGTGG ATATCAAATTGAAAAAGCAATGAAATGTAACGACGCAAATGTGAATGGAATTTCCATTGAATCGTTTCGAAGATGTGCAGTTATGCATAACAAAGCTCTGCA ATTTTACCAGATAATAGACGATAGCAGCCGTCTCAGTTATTTTTTCCAAGTTTTATTCAATATGATCGGTATTACCGTGACAGCTGTACAA ACCGTCATGTATCTCCATCGACCCGAGGAAGCTCTCAGAATTGCGGTATTTCTTGTTGCTCAACAATTCCACTTGCTGGTCATCACGTTACCCGGACAAGTGCTTGTGGATCAAAGTTTACAATTCGCCAACGATAT ATATGATTCAACGTGGTATCAAATGCCAAGAAATATTCAAAAAGTACTTCATACAATGCAACTACGATCTACTAGAGCGTGTAAATTGACAGCAGGTGGATTGTACGAAATGAATATCGAAAATTTTGGAGTG ACATTTAAAACATGTATGTCGTACTTCACAATGCTTCTATCATTGAAGGATTAA